In Procambarus clarkii isolate CNS0578487 chromosome 25, FALCON_Pclarkii_2.0, whole genome shotgun sequence, the following proteins share a genomic window:
- the LOC123751500 gene encoding uncharacterized PE-PGRS family protein PE_PGRS20-like encodes MSSGTAWWRRAARRAGVSLTAGRNMALTAGGRRGEGGSARRRGEGGSARRRGEGGSARRRGEGGSARRRGEGGSARRRGEGGSARRRGEGGRHSRAGRQPGVMNEGAGIC; translated from the coding sequence ATGTCCTCAGGCACAGCGTGGTGGCGGAGGGCCGCCAGGCGTGCAGGAGTCTCCCTCACCGCCGGCAGGAACATGGCTCTTACCGCAGGCGGCCGCcgtggtgaaggtggtagtgcACGCCGCcgtggtgaaggtggtagtgcACGCCGCcgtggtgaaggtggtagtgcACGCCGCcgtggtgaaggtggtagtgcACGCCGCcgtggtgaaggtggtagtgcACGTCGCcgtggtgaaggtggtagtgcACGTCGCCGTGGTGAAGGTGGTAGGCACTCCCGCGCTGGGCGCCAGCCAGGCGTCATGAATGAAGGGGCGGGGATATGTTGA